tgtgatcaagattaattaaaagaatttccCACTTACTGGAGCTTGTTCATCCTTTGCCTTTGGCATCCTACTGACATcgtctttctctctatctcgTCGATCTCTGCAAATATAATGCAATTAAAACACATTCGTTACACATTAATACTATCTTCTCCCATGGTCTTGTTACCTATCTCCACCACGAGTATCACTTGATCTTGGGGGACCTCTAGAAGATGGTCGTCCGCCGCGAGAAGAGGGCTGACCTTTAGAGTCTCCATATTGATCTAAATTGTACAGAAAGTATTGTACCatatcataaattattttagctCAGTTTAGTTATAATTACCACTCAAATTTACCAGAATAAGCAGGTTGATTTCGTGGTGCTGATCTTTCATTTCGTCGACTTCTGTCATCTTCGGATCGCCAAGTCTGCCGacccctctctctttcttcccgGCCCTCCTAATACGAGTAACAAATACATGGTAAACAAAATCATGTGACATATGACACGTTAGAAAATTTTACACGATGAACTTACCCCATTACGTTTACCCCAAGTACCCTCTTTAGAACCGCGTTTTTCTGAATCTCTAAAAAGACAACtaattgttaaatatcttAAGACGAATTATATTCAAGTATTCAAGCAATTTTCCAGGTTTCCATACCCGTCTTCTTTGGATTTTGATTCGGCGTACGACTTTGCAAGACGTTCctctatttctctttctctagCAGTGGTATCTACAGGCTTTGCAGCACCAAATATATTTGTGGAGGAAGCTGGTGTAGCTGCAGATTGTTGTTCTTCTTTTGCAACAACAGGCTCAATAGGCTTTGTACGAGGCTGTAGCTGCAATTTCGGCCTAGTCCTCGTTTCAgctataatattcaatatcttTTAGTAGTTAAAGAGTAGAgttctttttatacattttatttattataaaaagaaataacactCACGTTTGTTTTCCGTAGGTGGTTTTCCTTGCCTGCGTTGGCCATCACGATCCCAATCAGAATCTCCATAATTACGACGCGAGCCGAAACTACTTCCTCTGTCTCCCCCATCTCGATCTCTGCTACCTTTATCATAGCGAGACCATTCTCTATCTTTGTCCTCATCTCTGAAACCACCTCTATCTCTGAATGTTGGCCTTGTTCTGTCACTACTTTCACGCCAAGCACCAGGCTTATTATCGTAGTCGGAACCTAGTTGAgtattaattgtataattttctatcaattaattacaaatatataatgataatcATCATATATAAGCATACTTTCACGATCATCTCTTCGGTCTCTGTTATCATACCGACTCCGGTATGAATCTCCTTCTGATGTTAGATTTTCATCTCGTGGCCCGCTTCTCCAATCTCCGGATGTACGTTCAGGATCATAATCATTGTCTCTACGATTATCTCGACCCATTCGACCTCCACGACGATCATCATTAACGCTATTTGAAACATCAATTCGTACCCTCCTAGTTTTCATAGGCTaggaaagtaaaaattcatacACAATAATGTCATTGAAAAATACTTCAAATTGAAAACTATAGAAACTTACTGTATTAGATAAACAAAGAGCATCGATTAAGCTTTGACGGTCTTCAAATTCAACATATCCATATCCTTTGAGTTTATTAGAATCTTTTGGCAAGCGTATGTTAGAAATCTAAAAGATAGTAATGATAATCCAAgttaaaatagtaaatataaattctctagtattacttaataaagataaatagataaagaCACTAACCTTCATGTTTGCAAAAAATTCTGTCAAATATGCTTCATCTACCTCATAAGGAAGATTAGATAGATATGCTACATAAGGTGGATTAGAAGGGATATCTTCATCTGCAACACGTGGACCTCTTGCAGCTCTTGGAGCAGTTGGCAGAATCACTGGTTCTTTGCTACTTCTTGATGAGAATCCATCtgccaaataataatacttgaCATTTTTTGTagcaatttataatttttaaatattttatgttttcataataGCAATGCCTAATTTTAAGCATGTTAGGCATTCATCTATATCTCATAGatgaatatatctatatagatgcacatatacatatatatacccATATGCACGCACATACGTAggtgtgcgcgcgcgcacacacacacacaaaatgtataagataaaataagaCCTTAAAGATAAAAgcataaaaaaaacaaaaggaatctataaatttattttaccatgttcttcttccatttcttcaatCCAGCTGCTCAATGGTTTAACTGGCACAGTGGGTGTTGCACCCCCATCAGCAAGGAATGACATTAAATCGACAGTTTTgcacttcttctttttcccttttttgcCTTATAGAAACAGATGCATGTAAAAATTAGCATTTTTAAcaggaatttttaatatataaaaatgcaatatTGAAAGCACGCTGCGTTTCGCGGAATGTTTGGTTATGTCGTGtaaaaaatggtaaaattcCAACAATATCAAGGTGTCttatatcgaaaatattctcgaacaaacgaaataatagcagtttaattttattctatggGATAGTTTACCTGAAGACATGGTTACGACTTGAATTTAAAGCAATGCAAATCAAATCCGCGTTCCAATAGTCCACACGACCAATCTCAGGATCCATAAGGCATGAAACACGTTTTATAAAGATGCATGTCGACCAACCTCGTACACTTGTACGTCACAAAGTCAGTCGGAAGGTTTGCGCATTTCTACAAACATTCTATGCAaacgaaatatacaaataattttatattgttcgGTGCAGTTATATCTATTCATTTCTATTGCCAATATTTTTCccaaaaatatcgattaacaTGTTTAAGTTCCTTAActaattattaacaaaattagaaacatatttttcaaatatttctaattttaagaaatacatatttttcaaatatatttcttgaaattcgctacgatttattttaaaaaggaaCATCCATGACCGTAAATGATAAAAGTGTTATCAGggtgatatttatttagaatttttcaattgagAGATACCAACAGAGACGATTACTAGGAAATTTCGGAATACACGGTTAACTTGAGATAGTGACTGTTGCAGAAAGCAACTGCAGTTCTATCTAAGTCACGTGATCGTAACATAGTGTGCTGAAGACATGGCGGACAAAGAGGAGACTGAGAGAACCATCGCCGAAGACATCGTTGTCACCAAGTATAAAATGGCCGGTGACATCGTAAATCGTAAGAAAACAACTTAACGTTCACTAATGAAGCCGAACGAATAAAAGTGAAATTGCCTGGTTCATGCATGGGCTCCTTAATGTCTTATTTTCCGCCTGGCCATATGGAATGTGGCGCGCTAATGCCGGGCTCTATTACCATGTGGGATAGTTGGCACCGTCTATTACGTTTTGATAACTTGTCGATACTTTCAATATTCTATACTTTTCTAACGATTGATCGACAACAAATTACTTATTTTTCATTACGTAGCTCGAAAAATTCTCCGTTTCATTTCATTATCGCAACGTAACAATTTTACTATGTAGGAACCATAATTCGCTTGTATCTCTGTATGTGTTTCCATTTCCGCAAAAAGACCATCTAGACGGATATTCAATGAAAACTTGCGCTGTATGGCTCGCATCGTATTATgtttagaatttattatcatttgaataacatatttagttgcaatattattttatatcatatataacgAATAAGAGGAACCGTATTCAAAATATCCACGAAATTATCTGAGACGtgtttgttttaaattttgcatatAAATGGGTCATCGATTCCAAATGTTagattttttgttaattttgagAAACAAAAGTTGGAAAGAAACATTGATTATAACTTTTGAttccaaaaaatatattcaaatgttctttacgttaaaatatcataaaaaataaaaatttaatgcgttttacattttttaaatgtaattttcatttgatctttttatttttcgtgggacctgaaaaatatcgaatattgcGAAACTCCTTGAATAAATTTAGCTCAATTTTGTACTGTTTGagagataattataatttttaagcattttttaaatctgtGAAAGATAAGAGAATTAGatgaaaattatgtataaaaaaataaaagatgtagAAATATACATTAGTAAAGACACAAACTTTTTGTGGCTATGCAATGGGAGGAATATGATATCATATCTTGATgtgatttgaaaaatatatagctttaatttctttctgctTTTGTCCCTAAAAGttgagagaaaaataaatgttttaaatcaATAACTTATTTATACAATTGTTATGCAAAATTTGAAGCAAatctgtatatgtatatgtacgtgtCTAGTACTTTTGTAATTTCGTACATACTTTATAAATCTTACCTAGTGTTAAAAGTATTCGTTAGTACctataaatgataaatgatttctttcaatttcaggGGTATTAAAGCAAGTTTTAGATAAGTGTGTTGCTGGAGCATCAGTAAGAGAAATTTGTGAGATTGGAGATGAACTGATATTGGATGAGACCAATAAGGTCttcaaaaaggaaaaagagctGAAGAAGGGAATTGCTTTTCCTACATGCATATCGGTGAATAATTGCATATGTCATTTTTCACCAATTGCAAGTGAACCAGATCTCATACTCAAAGATGAGGATATGGTAAAAGTGTAAGTTTATGATtcatgaatataatataatgtaatcaatattataaaatataacttatattttattttctaaagtaATTATTATCTTCTATTCTTAGAGATCTTGGAGCACATGTTGATGGCTTCATAGCAGTTGTGGCACATACTATTGTTATAGGTTCTTCATCACAAAAAAAAGTTACTGGTAGAAAAGCAGATGTAGTGTTAGCTGCACACTATGCATCACAAGCTGCATTGAGGCTTTTACAGCCAGGTACAGAGGtaagttatttatatattttacacttCTGTGTCtataaattgattaaatttcgCGCTGTTTATGTAgcttttttttgtttacagACATACACGATAACAGAGACAGTAGAAAAAATTTGCGACGTATACAAGTGTAAACCAATTGAAGGAATGTTAAGTCACCAATTGAAACAGTTTAAAATAGACGGGGAAAAAACTATTATTCAAAATCCAAATGACGCACAGAAGAAGGAACATGAAAAATACACTCTTGAAGCTTATGAGGTATAATTcattctacatatatatatatatatatatatatatataaataatatgatatgTAATCAATTAGAATAGAGAAAATGCAATATATgtggattttttaaattataggtATATGCAATGGATGTGCTAGTTAGTACTGGCGAAGGAGTGGGTCGAGAACAGGACACCCGGGttactatatttaaaaaaacagaGGAAACGTatcaattgaaattgaaagcgTCTCGCATGTTTTACTCTGAAGTCACTCATAAACACGGACTTATGCCATTCAATTTACGTACTTTCGAGGACGAGAAGAAGGCAAAAATGGCAGTTGTAGAATGTGTAAATCATAGGTTGATTGAACCATTCCAAGTAAGTCTGTTACTTATGTATAACtctttgtttttatatttcattaaagaGTTTTATGTCATTACATCTTTATTGCTGTTCTAGGTACTATATGAAAAACCAAATGAATTTGCTGCACAATTCAAATTCACAGTACTAGTAATGCACAATCGGCAACACAAGATTACAGGAATTCCTTTAGACCTTGACATTTATCAATCGGAATATGCTGTTAAAGATCCTGAATTGAAGGTGTGAATtacgtattattttttttcaattctttttcttttaatgggttctgttattaattaattattttgtttatagaCCCTTTTGTACACCTCGGTAAACCCGAGGACTGCAAAGAGAATGAGGAAGAAGGCAGAGAAAGCTGCAGGTGAAGTGGCGATGGAAGTTGATGCTAAGGCCTAACACAACCGTTTTAGCGTTCTTCATGACGTATTAACATCGTGCACTTTGTGTTATCTTTTGTTAAGCAGCTTCAGAGCAGAAATTAGACACTTTTTAACGTCACTATACCTCAAATATTTGTCTTTTTGTTGAGACGACATTGATAAATCGTgattcttcatatcgttataccttcccaatttttatattgctgtttgtttaattaaataactgtATCTATGTAAATCCAGGAATTTTCATGATAAAAAAGTGTCGTATTCTGCCCTGGACAAATCGGACTTCACGACACTTATTATGCCACACTTACGTTTTTATaccgaaatattttttcatggaCCATGGTATTATTATACACAAAACAATGATTattcataaaacattttgcAGTTGATGTATTACATTTCGAatatgtgaaatttatttttcaaataatggTCGAAATATAATGACTGTATTGTGCGACTTAATTCGACCGAGTCAGAAAGTGAATCGCATGTGCATTCATATGTTTCTTtcataaaagaaacgaataaaatgcGATTTTGATTTTGTAAATGTTTTTGGGTTATCGAAGAAAACTATCTCATGCTGATTAATGTCTCTTTCATTACGTAAACGAAAAGATACTTGAAAAGAATCACAGTTAATACGTTCTGCAGTTTCTGAATGCACTGCCCAGCGTGACACAACTTACTTTGACACTAATGCTAGTTTTGCACTAGCTGATTTTATGCATCTCGTGTCTAgcgaattaataattcatactataaaaaaaaaaacataatttcGAATTGTACAATTGAAATGAGAATGTCCATATTGGAATTCCGTATAAACGATGAAATAATGACAATGAACCTCGAAGTGTTTCGTTGTAAGAATTCCCCAACcgtcaaaaaatattttattcttattcaGTTTAACTTGATGCAAATTTTACtgataatgaatatttaaagtaaatattaCTTAAATGATCATAGGAGCATTTCGTGTTATTCACATTCAAATGGAAAAAGGAAGGACGTCTTTCTAAGAACAAAAGATTCTTGGCGAGTGACTAATCGTCTTATCGAGGTAAAAAAgcgaaaattatgaaatattgatACAATGTAATAATAGTTTTGTATAAGGAAGATAGATAATGTATTTGTTCTAGATATTTTTTCTACTCAAATTGTGCATATGTCGAATGTTACCGAGTGTGCTTGTAAAACAAAAGATGTTTTGGGTTATCGTGCACTGTCCTTCATTTGCTCTAATCGGAGCATATAATGTCATCCATTCGATTTGGTATTATACTTTCAATAAAAGTATTTACTAAATATGGAAAGATTGGATCCGTAGTATTTTTCGTTCGTTACGGATAAGTCATCGATAAATGCTTATAATGCAAAAAAGGACTGTGCACAAAATTCATActtaacataaaatttaatacgatgaaacgagagaaattgttattaaaaagatattaatgacAAGCTAACAAGTATAGATTTTGACACGTGCATATTTCGCGAGTCATTAAACtgctcctttttttctctttcaaaaTAGTCGTAATGTATTGATCTGTAAGATACTGTCTATTTCTGAAGAGACACACGAAATTTATCAACTAAAAATTAACGACCGAAAAAGATAGAATTTTACGGATTATATATAActcattaatttttctatgatatataatctctgatgaaaatgaaaaacgaaaCATCAGAAATATAGAATCATATTTGCAACTGTGTctttattgttaatataacAGGTATGTCATATGAACTAATATAGTTTTAATACTTGCTTCTgttatatataagtatagtCACAAGAACTGGTaccatataaaaaaaaaaaagaaaaaaaaaagaagtagcAATACCATACCagtttaacataaaattaggATGaatcaatatattaaaaataatgttcaaAGTAAATGTTATCGTGTGATATCTATTTATAGGTTCGGTAAAAAATGATGCTATATTGAAcatattttcgtttttatttcggTAAGAATAATGTTGACGAACTATTCATGTcgacattattttttaaactgaCACAAAAGCAATACAAGtactgtaaatatatataatggtTTGTAGTGATAAATTTATGAACAAAATGAAGGATCTTCTGATTATCACATATCTGAATtacaatatacaaattttaattttaatataattgcaTTAGGAGTGGTAATGTCAGCGACATTTATCTCACTGCCGTGTCTAAGCCCGAGTTCGATCAGCGTTTTTGTCAGATTCTCACGAGTTCTCTCCTCAATACTCGTTACAGTTTGcatatacaacgttttatttttcccATCAATGTACGCCGTGAGACCTGGATTTTTCATTTGCAAGTCTGGCCTTTCACACAAGTTCTCTATCAAGTCtttca
The DNA window shown above is from Bombus fervidus isolate BK054 chromosome 8, iyBomFerv1, whole genome shotgun sequence and carries:
- the Eif4b gene encoding eukaryotic translation initiation factor 4B, with amino-acid sequence MSSGKKGKKKKCKTVDLMSFLADGGATPTVPVKPLSSWIEEMEEEHDGFSSRSSKEPVILPTAPRAARGPRVADEDIPSNPPYVAYLSNLPYEVDEAYLTEFFANMKISNIRLPKDSNKLKGYGYVEFEDRQSLIDALCLSNTPMKTRRVRIDVSNSVNDDRRGGRMGRDNRRDNDYDPERTSGDWRSGPRDENLTSEGDSYRSRYDNRDRRDDRESSDYDNKPGAWRESSDRTRPTFRDRGGFRDEDKDREWSRYDKGSRDRDGGDRGSSFGSRRNYGDSDWDRDGQRRQGKPPTENKPETRTRPKLQLQPRTKPIEPVVAKEEQQSAATPASSTNIFGAAKPVDTTAREREIEERLAKSYAESKSKEDGDSEKRGSKEGTWGKRNGEGREERERGRQTWRSEDDRSRRNERSAPRNQPAYSDQYGDSKGQPSSRGGRPSSRGPPRSSDTRGGDRDRRDREKDDVSRMPKAKDEQAPNFVASNKYSMLPDDVDPDNIDD
- the LOC139990113 gene encoding proliferation-associated protein 2G4; its protein translation is MADKEETERTIAEDIVVTKYKMAGDIVNRVLKQVLDKCVAGASVREICEIGDELILDETNKVFKKEKELKKGIAFPTCISVNNCICHFSPIASEPDLILKDEDMVKVDLGAHVDGFIAVVAHTIVIGSSSQKKVTGRKADVVLAAHYASQAALRLLQPGTETYTITETVEKICDVYKCKPIEGMLSHQLKQFKIDGEKTIIQNPNDAQKKEHEKYTLEAYEVYAMDVLVSTGEGVGREQDTRVTIFKKTEETYQLKLKASRMFYSEVTHKHGLMPFNLRTFEDEKKAKMAVVECVNHRLIEPFQVLYEKPNEFAAQFKFTVLVMHNRQHKITGIPLDLDIYQSEYAVKDPELKTLLYTSVNPRTAKRMRKKAEKAAGEVAMEVDAKA